In Aliarcobacter faecis, a genomic segment contains:
- a CDS encoding SixA phosphatase family protein — MKKVFIARHTTKDREALNEYDYDIELTADGITKAEKMAKHLASKNPNIGLIVASPAVRTRHTAEIFAKELAYNKTIMLNEVLYMAFVNELIETITYTYDSIDTMLIVGHNPSLTALAVTLVGFKEKFEEGAVMEIDFDCNSWIDIDKSNAKLVSYTKSSDV; from the coding sequence ATGAAAAAAGTTTTTATAGCAAGGCATACAACAAAAGATAGAGAAGCCTTAAATGAGTACGATTATGATATTGAATTAACTGCTGATGGTATTACTAAAGCAGAAAAAATGGCAAAACATTTGGCTTCAAAAAATCCAAATATTGGTTTAATAGTTGCAAGTCCAGCAGTAAGAACAAGACACACAGCTGAAATATTTGCAAAAGAGTTAGCTTATAACAAAACTATTATGTTAAATGAAGTTTTATATATGGCATTTGTAAATGAGTTAATAGAGACTATCACATACACTTATGATAGTATTGATACTATGTTAATAGTTGGACACAATCCATCTTTAACTGCCCTTGCCGTTACTCTTGTAGGATTTAAAGAGAAATTTGAAGAGGGTGCAGTTATGGAAATAGATTTTGATTGCAATAGTTGGATAGATATTGATAAATCAAATGCAAAGCTAGTAAGCTATACAAAATCTAGTGATGTATAA
- the mnmE gene encoding tRNA uridine-5-carboxymethylaminomethyl(34) synthesis GTPase MnmE codes for MSTKLEKIDLNFDDTIVAIATANGIGSISIVRVSGAKALEIAQKISQKTKIIPRYATLSYLYNINNELIDEALILYFKAPNSFTGEDIVEFQCHGGIAISNLVLDTALAHGARMAMAGEFSKRAFLNNKMDLSKAEAISKIIEARSSDAVKLLARQLKGELKDFVEDIREDLLFMLAYTEVTIDYAEEDLPTDIFSKIEEKIAKIEEKLQNTLEASQRREGMIEGFKVAIIGKPNVGKSSLLNKLLNYDRAIISDIAGTTRDTIEESVRVGTHIIKIVDTAGIREDTSDVIEQIGIEKSIKAISEADIIVALFDNSKTLDSEDKKILELLSSTESKNIIKVLNKCDLENRFEKSILGDFIELSTKDNINPLLRNIENILDENTSSDELTLVSKRQILSVKNSLENINLAKNPLYSGELEFFAHHITEALHEISNITRPYENDEMLDVMFGEFCLGK; via the coding sequence ATGAGTACAAAGCTAGAGAAAATTGATTTGAATTTTGATGATACAATTGTAGCAATTGCTACAGCAAATGGAATAGGTTCAATTTCAATAGTAAGAGTTTCAGGGGCTAAAGCTCTTGAAATTGCCCAAAAAATCTCACAAAAAACTAAAATAATCCCACGATATGCAACACTTTCATACTTATATAATATAAATAATGAATTAATTGATGAAGCTTTAATTTTATATTTTAAAGCACCAAACTCTTTTACAGGAGAAGATATTGTTGAGTTTCAATGTCATGGTGGTATAGCTATTTCAAATTTAGTTCTTGATACTGCTTTAGCTCATGGAGCTAGAATGGCTATGGCAGGAGAGTTTTCTAAAAGGGCATTTTTAAATAATAAAATGGATTTAAGTAAAGCAGAAGCTATCTCTAAAATAATTGAAGCAAGAAGTAGTGATGCTGTAAAACTTTTAGCTCGGCAATTAAAAGGTGAATTGAAAGATTTTGTTGAAGATATAAGAGAAGATTTACTTTTTATGCTTGCATATACTGAAGTTACTATAGATTATGCTGAAGAGGATTTACCAACAGATATTTTTTCTAAAATTGAAGAAAAGATAGCAAAAATAGAGGAAAAACTTCAAAATACTCTTGAAGCTAGTCAAAGAAGAGAAGGTATGATAGAAGGTTTTAAAGTAGCAATTATTGGAAAACCAAATGTTGGGAAATCAAGCCTTTTAAATAAACTTTTAAATTATGATAGAGCAATTATCTCTGATATTGCAGGAACTACTAGAGATACTATTGAAGAGAGTGTTAGAGTAGGAACTCATATTATAAAAATAGTAGATACAGCAGGTATTAGAGAAGATACATCTGATGTTATAGAGCAAATTGGAATAGAAAAGTCTATAAAAGCTATTAGTGAAGCTGATATTATTGTAGCTTTATTTGATAATAGTAAAACTCTTGATAGTGAAGATAAAAAGATATTAGAGCTTTTATCTAGTACAGAAAGTAAAAATATAATAAAAGTTTTAAATAAATGTGATCTTGAAAATAGATTTGAAAAATCAATCTTAGGTGATTTTATAGAACTATCAACAAAAGATAATATAAATCCTCTTTTAAGAAATATAGAGAATATTTTAGATGAAAATACAAGTAGTGATGAATTAACTTTGGTATCTAAAAGACAGATTTTAAGTGTAAAAAATAGTTTAGAAAATATAAATTTGGCAAAGAATCCACTTTATAGTGGAGAGTTAGAGTTTTTTGCTCACCATATAACAGAAGCTTTACATGAGATTTCAAATATCACAAGACCTTATGAAAATGATGAGATGCTAGATGTTATGTTTGGTGAATTTTGCCTTGGTAAATAA
- a CDS encoding TIGR02117 family protein yields the protein MIKNLLKNIFLFFILIFSLILIFFLSEFILSRISNDYKTYSNLEYEIYLKSNGVHTDIVLPLDNNIIYWAKLFPFENTVSKSKNFNYISIGWGDKGFYLDTPSWSELKASTALVAGLGIGSTAFHITYYKDMQEDDLTIKVPISKEQYASIVSTVKKNLQYENGRSINIKTDAQYGENDAFYEAIGSYSIFHTCNTWTNNTLKEANLPSSKWLVFDKGILYQYKNLK from the coding sequence ATGATTAAAAATCTTTTAAAAAATATATTTCTTTTTTTTATTTTAATATTTTCTTTAATATTAATATTTTTTTTAAGTGAATTTATATTGTCAAGAATATCAAATGATTATAAAACTTATTCAAATTTAGAGTATGAAATATATTTAAAATCAAATGGAGTTCATACAGATATTGTTCTTCCACTTGATAACAATATCATATATTGGGCAAAGCTTTTCCCATTTGAAAATACAGTTAGTAAAAGTAAAAATTTTAACTATATTTCTATTGGTTGGGGAGATAAAGGTTTTTATCTTGATACACCAAGTTGGAGTGAATTAAAAGCTAGTACAGCTTTAGTTGCAGGTCTAGGAATTGGCTCAACAGCATTTCATATCACATATTATAAAGATATGCAAGAAGATGATTTGACTATAAAAGTACCAATTTCAAAAGAGCAGTATGCTTCAATAGTTTCAACTGTAAAGAAAAACTTACAATATGAAAATGGGCGTTCTATAAATATTAAAACAGATGCTCAATATGGAGAAAATGATGCTTTTTATGAAGCAATTGGGAGTTATAGTATTTTTCATACCTGTAATACTTGGACAAATAACACTTTAAAAGAAGCAAATCTTCCATCTTCAAAATGGTTAGTTTTTGATAAGGGAATTTTATATCAATATAAAAATCTCAAATAG